A single Candidatus Dadabacteria bacterium DNA region contains:
- a CDS encoding NAD-dependent epimerase/dehydratase family protein, translated as MMNIIVSGCAGFIGAKVCELLLERGDLVFGLDNMSDAYDVRLKHHRLETLRKFERFSFFECDISDNPKLLSVCEEIKTFCGGGRIGCVINLAARAGVRQSIENPWIYYSTNVTGTLNLLEFCRSEGIGKFVLASTSSVYGENEIPFKEDMKTDYQLSQYASSKKSAEGLCSVYNSLYGIDISVLRYFTVYGPAGRPDMSVFRFIKWINEGEEIVILGDGEQKRDFTYVDDIAAGTVLAIKNLGFEIINLGSAESISLNEIIDVIERRTGKKAKITCSAPHPSDIRVTLASIDKAKKILGWEPCFDIEAGIENSLRWYNANEALVRSIEV; from the coding sequence ATCATGAATATAATCGTTTCGGGTTGCGCAGGATTTATAGGCGCCAAAGTGTGCGAGCTTCTTCTTGAGCGTGGAGATCTGGTTTTCGGGCTCGACAACATGTCCGATGCTTATGACGTGAGACTCAAGCATCACAGGCTTGAAACTCTCAGAAAGTTTGAAAGATTCAGTTTTTTCGAATGCGACATATCGGACAATCCCAAACTTCTTTCTGTGTGCGAGGAAATAAAGACTTTTTGCGGGGGCGGCCGAATTGGCTGCGTTATTAACCTCGCGGCCCGTGCCGGAGTTCGCCAGAGCATTGAGAATCCCTGGATATATTACTCTACCAACGTGACTGGAACCCTTAATCTCCTTGAGTTCTGCCGCTCAGAAGGAATAGGCAAGTTCGTGCTCGCTTCGACTTCAAGCGTTTACGGGGAAAACGAAATCCCCTTCAAGGAGGATATGAAGACCGATTATCAGCTTTCTCAATACGCATCCTCGAAGAAATCGGCCGAAGGCCTTTGCTCGGTTTACAACTCTCTTTACGGAATAGATATCTCGGTGCTTCGCTACTTTACGGTTTACGGTCCCGCAGGAAGACCAGACATGAGCGTTTTTCGGTTCATAAAGTGGATAAATGAGGGAGAGGAAATAGTAATACTCGGCGACGGAGAACAGAAAAGGGACTTTACCTACGTTGACGATATTGCGGCGGGTACTGTCTTGGCGATAAAGAATTTGGGCTTTGAGATAATAAACCTCGGAAGCGCGGAATCTATCTCCCTAAACGAAATCATAGACGTAATAGAACGCAGGACCGGCAAAAAAGCTAAAATTACTTGCAGCGCCCCGCATCCTTCCGATATCAGGGTTACCTTGGCAAGTATAGACAAGGCGAAAAAGATTTTAGGCTGGGAGCCTTGCTTTGATATTGAGGCCGGTATTGAAAACTCGCTTAGGTGGTATAATGCCAACGAGGCTCTTGTACGGAGTATAGAAGTTTGA